In a genomic window of Dioscorea cayenensis subsp. rotundata cultivar TDr96_F1 unplaced genomic scaffold, TDr96_F1_v2_PseudoChromosome.rev07_lg8_w22 25.fasta BLBR01001548.1, whole genome shotgun sequence:
- the LOC120256641 gene encoding DNA-binding protein BIN4, which translates to MSSSRDSSPDWLREFKAPTRDFETLSSDSDSSPKISPKGFVGINSEALEEHQNEQDSVLIDSQESPAKKGKKRKSPKVEENFDIKEDASDALEGEPIEEDIKEKPAKPLVSSRLPLVFPDKVQRTKALVECDGDSIDLGGDVGAVGRIVISNGSKGNHEMLLDLKGTIYRSTIVPSRTFCIVSVGQSEAKIEAIMNDFIQLEPQSNVFEAETMVEGTLDGFSFDSDEEGEKIPRINADQSNSNNENGDQANKKSRKKEGMTQKKAKATVKPSKKAARKPQASRKTKKSKK; encoded by the exons ATGAGCAGTTCCCGGGATTCGTCTCCCGATTGGCTCCGCGAATTCAAG GCACCAACTCGAGATTTTGAGACATTATCTTCAGATTCTGATTCTTCTCCAAAAATTAGTCCCAAAGGATTTGTCGGTATAAATTCTGAGGCATTAGAGGAGCATCAAAACGAACAAGATTCTGTTCTTATTGATAGCCAAGAAAGTCCTGCCAAGAAGGGTAAAAAACGAAAGTCTCCAAAAGTTGAAGAGAATTTTGATATTAAAGAAG ATGCATCTGATGCACTAGAGGGGGAACCGATTGAGGAGgatattaaagaaaaacctGCTAAACCTTTG GTCTCCTCCAGGTTGCCTTTGGTGTTTCCTGACAAAGTTCAGCGTACAAAG GCACTTGTTGAGTGTGATGGGGACTCCATAGACTTAGGTGGAGATGTGGGTGCTGTTGGGCGTATAGTAATTTCAAATGGCTCAAAGGGAAACCATGAGATGCTCTTGGACCTTAAAG GCACAATTTATAGATCCACAATTGTACCCTCGAGGACTTTTTGCATT gTTAGTGTTGGACAATCAGAAGCAAAG ATAGAGGCAATTATGAATGACTTTATTCAGCTGGAACCTCAATCAAATGTATTTGAAGCGGAAACAATGGTTGAAG GTACACTTGATGGGTTTTCATTTGATTCAGATGAGGAGGGAGAGAAGATTCCCAGGATCAATGCTGATCAAAGCAactcaaacaatgaaaatggaGATCAAGCCAATAAGAAGAGCAGGAAGAAAGAG GGTATGACGCAAAAGAAGGCTAAAGCTACTGTAAAGCCATCTAAGAAAGCAGCAAGGAAGCCTCAAGCttcaaggaaaacaaagaagtCAAAGAAATGA